From Sphingopyxis sp. USTB-05, the proteins below share one genomic window:
- a CDS encoding DnaJ C-terminal domain-containing protein, producing the protein MADPYSTLGVAKSASEAEIKSAYRKLAKELHPDKNKDNPKASEKFSDVTKAYDLLSDKTKRAQYDRGEIDGEGNPAMPYGYGGGGGFRGDQRTGPGGFSGFGNESADFGNIFEGLFGGRGGGGGGPFGGFGGRSAPPQKGANVAYRLSVSFVDAATQAPQRIALSDGATIDLKLPAGVETGTQMRLAGKGQPGPGGTGDGIVTITVKDHPFYVREGANIRLDLPVKLNEAVKGAKIKVPTVDGPVMLSIPAGSSSGKVMRLKGKGFSQKSGGRGDQLVRLMVDLPADDEALVKLLSEWNDPRDVRAELGV; encoded by the coding sequence ATGGCCGATCCCTATTCCACCCTGGGCGTTGCGAAGAGTGCAAGCGAAGCGGAAATCAAATCCGCGTACCGCAAGCTCGCCAAGGAATTGCACCCCGACAAGAACAAGGACAACCCAAAGGCGTCGGAGAAATTCTCAGACGTGACCAAGGCGTATGACCTGCTGTCGGACAAGACGAAGCGCGCGCAATATGACCGCGGCGAAATCGATGGCGAGGGCAATCCCGCGATGCCCTATGGTTATGGCGGTGGCGGCGGTTTCCGCGGCGATCAGCGTACGGGTCCGGGCGGTTTCAGCGGTTTCGGCAACGAGAGCGCCGATTTCGGCAATATTTTCGAGGGTCTGTTCGGTGGTCGCGGCGGCGGCGGCGGCGGGCCGTTCGGTGGTTTCGGCGGACGCAGCGCACCGCCGCAAAAGGGCGCCAACGTCGCCTATCGCCTGTCGGTGTCGTTCGTCGATGCCGCGACGCAGGCGCCGCAACGCATCGCGCTTTCCGACGGCGCGACGATCGACCTGAAATTGCCTGCTGGGGTCGAGACCGGCACCCAGATGCGCCTTGCCGGCAAGGGGCAGCCAGGACCCGGCGGCACCGGCGACGGTATCGTGACGATCACGGTCAAGGATCATCCCTTTTACGTGCGCGAGGGCGCCAACATCCGCCTCGACCTGCCGGTCAAGCTGAACGAGGCGGTCAAGGGCGCGAAGATCAAGGTGCCGACCGTCGACGGCCCGGTGATGCTGTCGATCCCGGCCGGTTCCTCGTCGGGCAAGGTGATGCGCCTCAAGGGCAAGGGCTTCAGCCAGAAGAGCGGCGGCCGCGGCGACCAGCTCGTCCGGCTGATGGTGGATTTGCCCGCCGACGACGAGGCGCTGGTCAAGCTGCTCAGCGAATGGAACGATCCGCGCGACGTGCGTGCGGAGCTGGGTGTGTGA
- a CDS encoding YihY/virulence factor BrkB family protein, with product MADAGEKKIVAALEREVAEEVGKEFLAEGHSPHSPEARAERAKRVKLRARAEGLIHRGREQLAPGTRAYRIVRRVVVGTYTDGFIHAGNLAYLALIALFPFFILLAAALSIFGGSVGGEAAIEAVFSTMPPTVAKALSGPIREVMTARTGIFLWLGALVALWTVGSLIETVRDILRRAYGTHFSKGFFHYRLLSIGIITGAVVLMLLSFSMQVLIVGVEQFVTRVLPERYQSFGIVLISRGVSGFGLFLAIYMLFYSLTPSKYRRRQFPKWPGALFTTLWWVGVTLALPPLLASLLSYDATYGSLAGVMVALFFFYLVGLGMVMGAELNAALVEVEDLGHDAIGRVDDVIIEKTGDKK from the coding sequence GTGGCTGACGCCGGCGAGAAAAAGATCGTCGCCGCGCTTGAGCGCGAGGTCGCCGAAGAGGTCGGCAAGGAATTTCTGGCCGAGGGCCATTCGCCGCACTCGCCCGAGGCGCGGGCCGAACGCGCCAAACGCGTCAAGCTGCGCGCGCGCGCCGAAGGGCTGATCCATCGCGGGCGTGAGCAATTGGCGCCCGGTACCCGCGCGTACCGGATCGTGCGCCGCGTCGTCGTCGGCACCTACACCGACGGCTTCATCCATGCGGGCAATCTTGCTTATCTTGCGCTGATCGCGCTCTTCCCCTTCTTCATCCTGCTCGCCGCCGCGCTGTCGATCTTCGGCGGCAGCGTCGGGGGCGAGGCGGCCATCGAGGCGGTTTTCTCGACGATGCCGCCCACTGTCGCAAAGGCGCTTTCGGGACCCATCCGTGAAGTCATGACGGCACGTACCGGCATCTTCCTGTGGCTTGGTGCGCTCGTCGCACTATGGACCGTCGGCAGCCTGATCGAAACGGTGCGCGATATCCTCCGCCGCGCCTATGGCACGCATTTCAGCAAGGGTTTCTTTCACTACCGGCTGCTGTCGATCGGCATCATTACCGGCGCGGTCGTCCTGATGCTGCTATCCTTCAGCATGCAGGTGCTGATCGTCGGCGTCGAACAGTTCGTGACCCGTGTGCTGCCCGAGCGATATCAATCCTTCGGCATCGTGCTGATCTCGCGCGGGGTATCGGGCTTTGGCCTGTTCCTCGCAATCTATATGCTCTTTTACAGCCTTACGCCGTCGAAATACCGGCGGCGGCAATTCCCGAAATGGCCGGGCGCGCTGTTCACGACGCTTTGGTGGGTCGGCGTCACGCTCGCTCTGCCGCCGTTGCTTGCCAGCCTCCTCAGCTATGACGCAACCTACGGCAGCCTCGCGGGTGTGATGGTCGCGCTCTTCTTTTTCTATCTCGTCGGATTGGGTATGGTGATGGGCGCCGAACTCAACGCCGCGCTCGTCGAGGTTGAGGATTTGGGCCACGACGCTATTGGGCGCGTCGACGATGTGATTATTGAAAAGACCGGAGACAAAAAATGA